ATGCCTTTCTCTTCCTGCCTCGCGCTACGAGTCCATGCCGCATCTCCCACACGCGCCGCACCCGGCGGGCGGGCATTTGGCGGTGGGCACGGCGTCCTGGTAGCGTTTCCATTCGCGCCACAGGTAGTCGCGGCGCACCCCGACATCGATGATCTCCCAGGGGAAGACCTCGTCCGGCTCGCGCTCACGATCGATGTAAGGCGTGGAGTCGCCGTCCCAGGCGTACAGGGCTTTTTTGAAATTGCCGCCGTTTTTAGCGGCCAGGAGGATGAGCTCGAAGAGCCGCTCGTCGCCCCGGGCGAGGAGCCCCTGCACCCGGGCGGCGAACGCGCCGTCGAGGCTGTAGCGCATGCCCTTGTGCGGGGCCACGGCCTGCCGCAGGCGCTCGCCATCGGCCTTGATGTCGTCTTCCGAGGCCATTTTGGCCCACTGCATGGGCGTAAACGGCTTGGGCACGAGGCAACTGGCGGCCAGGGTGGCGTGCTGGATGCCGCGTTTGCCCTGTCCCACGCGCCCGGCGGCGTGGACGCGGCCCATCAGTCCGGCCAGTTCGTCGTAGTCGGCCTGGGTTTCGCCGGGCCAGCCCACGATGCAGTACATCTTGAGGTGGTTGACGCCGAACTCCCCGGCCAGGGCCACGGCGGCCAGGAAGGCGTCCTCGGAGAGGTTTTTGTTGGCGGCGCGGCGGATGCGGGCGCTTGGGCCTTCCAGGGCCAGGGTCAGGGTGCGCGAACCGGCGGCGCGAAGGATGGCCAAAAGCTCGCGGGTGACGCCGTCGGCGCGCACCGAGGCCAGGGAGAATTTGACGCCGCGCTCGGCCAGGGCGGCCAGAAGCGGCAGCAGGTCGTCCCAGTCCGTGAGCGCGGTGCCCACGAGGCCGACCTTTTGCGGCCGCGTGCGGT
Above is a genomic segment from Desulfolutivibrio sulfodismutans DSM 3696 containing:
- a CDS encoding radical SAM protein; the protein is MALVFPGPPRAALSALGWQAVYALVSQHPALAVERVFYSGPGKAVSEDSGRPLSDFPVIAFSLGYEEDLAAAVAALLSVDLPPLAVDRPGYPLVVAGGPLLFMNPAPILPALDAAFVGEAEAGFPEFLDRIREHAASGGGKAALLAAVADMPGVLVPGRSPLPVRRAVHRDPGSPTVLTCPAHSAFVSPEAEFKDMLLIEVNRGCPYGCRFCAAGFVYRPPRHVGMDEVLALVDRTRPQKVGLVGTALTDWDDLLPLLAALAERGVKFSLASVRADGVTRELLAILRAAGSRTLTLALEGPSARIRRAANKNLSEDAFLAAVALAGEFGVNHLKMYCIVGWPGETQADYDELAGLMGRVHAAGRVGQGKRGIQHATLAASCLVPKPFTPMQWAKMASEDDIKADGERLRQAVAPHKGMRYSLDGAFAARVQGLLARGDERLFELILLAAKNGGNFKKALYAWDGDSTPYIDREREPDEVFPWEIIDVGVRRDYLWREWKRYQDAVPTAKCPPAGCGACGRCGMDS